A region from the Sphingomonas flavescens genome encodes:
- a CDS encoding replicative DNA helicase — protein sequence MAEIVRIAEPVEPAPNSTLPQNVEAEAALLGALMIDNRLVEDVQLKLKSHHFFEPLHGRIYDAILRLTDSNRVANPVTLKPLFETDEAIKEVGGPAYLAQLTGSGAAVIGARDFATQIYDLALLRALIGVGRDLVEGALDTSEDVAPLAQIERAETELYKVAEEGGAEGKAKSFAEATKDALQQAEKALNSGGHLSGFTTGLEALNSKLGGLHKSDLIIVAGRPGMGKSALGTNMAFAVARRFLRDSADGIEASKSAGAPAVLFSLEMSADQLATRILSEQSGITSENLRTGKISQQEFRELARAAAELESLPLYIDDTPGLTIAALRTRARRLKRQKNIGLVVVDYLQLLQGSGRNGAENRVQEISEISRGLKQLAKEIDVPVIALSQLSRQVEQREDKRPQLSDLRESGSIEQDADIVIFIYREDYYLKAVEPDMPSPNETDKLAKYEEWNAKFAAAAGKAEVIVAKQRHGSTGIVRVRFDGRTTKFSDAVDEGYMPELRS from the coding sequence ATGGCTGAAATTGTTCGCATCGCAGAACCGGTAGAACCGGCGCCCAATTCGACGCTTCCGCAGAACGTCGAGGCGGAGGCCGCGCTTCTCGGCGCGCTGATGATCGACAACCGGCTGGTCGAGGATGTCCAGCTAAAGCTGAAGTCCCACCATTTCTTCGAGCCGCTGCACGGCCGCATTTATGACGCGATCCTGCGCCTCACGGACAGCAATCGCGTCGCCAACCCCGTAACGCTGAAGCCGCTGTTCGAGACTGATGAAGCCATCAAAGAGGTCGGTGGCCCCGCCTATCTGGCGCAGCTGACCGGCTCGGGCGCGGCGGTCATCGGCGCGCGCGACTTCGCGACACAGATCTACGACCTCGCGCTCCTGCGCGCCCTCATCGGCGTCGGGCGCGATCTCGTGGAAGGCGCGCTCGATACGAGTGAGGACGTTGCCCCCCTCGCTCAGATCGAGCGCGCCGAGACCGAATTGTACAAGGTCGCCGAAGAAGGCGGTGCGGAGGGCAAGGCGAAGAGCTTTGCCGAGGCCACCAAGGATGCGCTGCAACAGGCGGAAAAGGCGCTGAACAGCGGCGGCCACCTGTCGGGCTTCACCACCGGTCTCGAAGCCCTAAACTCGAAGCTTGGCGGCTTGCACAAGTCCGACTTGATCATCGTCGCCGGTCGTCCGGGCATGGGCAAGAGCGCGCTCGGCACGAACATGGCCTTTGCGGTGGCACGGCGGTTCCTACGCGATTCCGCCGACGGCATCGAGGCCAGTAAGTCTGCCGGTGCGCCCGCCGTGCTGTTCAGCCTGGAAATGTCGGCCGACCAGCTTGCCACGCGTATTTTGTCCGAGCAGTCGGGCATCACGTCCGAAAACTTGCGTACCGGCAAGATCAGCCAGCAGGAGTTTCGCGAACTCGCGCGCGCCGCGGCCGAGCTTGAGAGTCTGCCGCTGTACATCGACGATACTCCCGGGCTGACGATCGCCGCGCTGCGCACCCGCGCCCGGCGGCTCAAGCGACAGAAGAATATTGGCCTCGTCGTCGTCGACTATCTCCAGCTGCTCCAGGGCAGCGGGCGCAATGGTGCGGAGAACCGGGTGCAGGAAATCTCGGAGATCAGCCGCGGGCTTAAGCAGCTGGCCAAGGAAATCGACGTTCCCGTGATCGCGCTGTCGCAGCTCAGCCGTCAGGTCGAGCAGCGAGAGGACAAGCGGCCGCAGCTGTCCGACCTCCGTGAGTCCGGCTCGATCGAGCAGGACGCCGATATCGTCATCTTCATTTATCGCGAGGATTATTATTTGAAGGCGGTCGAGCCCGACATGCCGTCGCCCAACGAGACCGACAAGCTCGCCAAATACGAAGAGTGGAACGCCAAGTTCGCGGCAGCCGCAGGCAAGGCAGAAGTGATCGTTGCCAAACAGCGTCACGGTTCCACCGGTATCGTCCGCGTCCGCTTCGATGGCCGCACCACGAAATTCAGCGACGCGGTGGACGAGGGCTACATGCCTGAGTTGCGCAGCTAG
- a CDS encoding L,D-transpeptidase family protein, producing MSIKTWSGAALGLALCTTALTACSVQDTSNQSASAPASPEIDDAWKSDTEKQLRDAIATAPANGLNPDLFLKGGEKGAALTQAALKYASALANGYADPNKLHDVYTLPHEKVDVRQGLQQALQKGDVKGWLATLPPQTDEYRALGEAYIHFGQLASKVKYQPIPDGKPIKPGQSDPRMPQIVAALSGVGYLPAAPEPKPGAQPDAASTTYSPNLVTAVKKVQGDFGFKQDGVIGGDTLDAVNADPAYRAREIAVAMERLRWLQRTPPATRIDVNTASAVLQYWRDGKLVDTRNVVVGEHDKPTPQLQAPIFRLVAKPTWTVPKGIGDKELATKGEQWLKDNDFTINKDGFYVQGSGDKNSLGLVKFDMADDQQIYLHDTPAKALFNLPERHRSHGCVRVQNAVQFATMLAADAGIQDEFQQAMQKETDQNFVKMPKDLPVRLLYQTVFWDGSAVRFRPDLYGWDENIAKALDLAPGPPHKIRQPQSSDDVGP from the coding sequence ATGAGTATAAAAACCTGGAGCGGCGCGGCCTTAGGCCTTGCCCTGTGCACCACCGCCCTCACCGCCTGCTCGGTGCAGGACACGTCCAACCAGAGCGCGTCGGCACCTGCTTCGCCCGAAATCGATGATGCTTGGAAATCCGACACGGAAAAGCAGCTCCGCGACGCGATCGCCACGGCGCCAGCGAACGGCTTGAACCCGGATCTATTCCTCAAAGGCGGGGAAAAAGGCGCCGCGCTGACACAAGCAGCGCTAAAATATGCGTCGGCCCTCGCCAATGGGTATGCTGATCCGAACAAGTTGCACGACGTCTACACGCTGCCGCACGAAAAGGTCGACGTGCGTCAGGGACTGCAGCAGGCCTTGCAGAAAGGTGACGTGAAGGGCTGGCTCGCGACATTGCCACCGCAGACGGATGAATATCGCGCTTTGGGCGAGGCCTACATCCACTTCGGCCAACTCGCGTCGAAGGTAAAGTATCAGCCGATCCCTGACGGCAAGCCGATCAAGCCTGGCCAAAGCGACCCGCGCATGCCGCAGATCGTGGCCGCCCTGAGCGGCGTGGGCTATTTGCCGGCCGCTCCTGAACCAAAGCCCGGCGCGCAGCCTGACGCAGCATCAACCACCTACTCTCCCAACCTCGTCACGGCGGTGAAGAAGGTTCAGGGTGACTTCGGATTCAAGCAGGACGGTGTCATCGGCGGTGACACGCTTGATGCGGTTAACGCTGACCCAGCCTATCGCGCCCGTGAAATCGCGGTGGCGATGGAGCGGCTGCGGTGGTTGCAGCGAACACCGCCGGCGACACGCATCGACGTGAACACGGCGTCGGCCGTCCTGCAATACTGGCGCGACGGAAAGCTGGTCGACACTCGCAACGTGGTGGTGGGCGAACACGACAAGCCAACACCGCAGTTGCAGGCGCCGATTTTCCGTCTCGTTGCAAAGCCGACTTGGACCGTGCCCAAGGGTATCGGGGACAAGGAGCTCGCCACAAAGGGTGAGCAATGGCTGAAGGACAACGACTTCACCATCAATAAGGACGGCTTCTACGTCCAAGGGTCAGGCGACAAGAACTCTTTGGGCCTCGTCAAATTCGACATGGCCGACGATCAGCAGATCTATTTGCACGACACGCCCGCAAAGGCCCTTTTCAATCTGCCTGAACGCCATCGCAGCCATGGCTGCGTCCGCGTGCAGAACGCGGTCCAGTTCGCCACGATGCTGGCGGCCGATGCCGGCATCCAGGATGAATTCCAGCAGGCAATGCAGAAGGAAACCGACCAGAACTTCGTGAAGATGCCGAAGGACCTGCCGGTTCGCCTACTCTATCAAACCGTTTTCTGGGACGGTTCCGCGGTTCGCTTCCGGCCGGACCTGTACGGATGGGACGAGAATATCGCGAAGGCGCTCGACCTCGCGCCCGGCCCGCCGCACAAGATCCGCCAGCCGCAGAGCAGCGACGACGTCGGCCCGTAA